ATTTACACAGGTGAGCACCGATCAGAACCCCTGGTACAGTGCCGCACCATATCGGCAGCACCAAACTCCAATCAACTGTTCCTAAGCCAAGATGTCCCAAGGAGGTGAAAAATAGCAAAATCGCCGCTTGGGCAATATCGGTTCCCACCAATTTTTGAGATTCCAGACGAAAAAATGTCAGTAGGACGATGGCAAACAGTGAGCCTGAGGAGACGCTGGTCAGACCGACCATGCAGCCTAAAATGGCTCCAACTCCCAGAGTGAAACTACGGCCTCCCAGGGTCGTTAAGTCAAACTGAGGGGCTGTCGGTAGCTGCAATATGGGAACGAAATTTAACAACTGGAGCAATCCCGTCACGGTGACCAACAAAATCATCAACCCGATCGCGGGTAACAGGATGGCATTCAGGCTGAAGGTTCCCGTCTGCTGAATCAGATATAAAATCCCCACCCCTGTAAGGGCCCCAGGAACACTACCCAGAACTAACCATTTAACGACTGTTAGATCTAGTGTTTGCTGCCGCCAGTGCTGTAAGCCGCCAATTACCTTCATCAGGGTGGCCGCGACGACATCAGAGCTAACCGCGATCGCCGGAGGTACCTGGAAGATAACAATCAACATGGGGGTAATCAAGGAGGCACCCCCGATACCTGTGAGGCCAACAATGATTCCCACCAAGAAACTGAGGCTGGGAAGCAATAAATAGTCCATTCCACATCCTTATACAGGGGATTAAATATCGTCCATCGTCCGGGTCAAGCAACGTCCCAACTAACCACCCGTAAATAAAATCGGCGTTTCAAGAATTTTGAAGTGAATCAGCCCCAAAATCAGGAGCGTATAGGCTGTTGATGAGATCATGCCTTTCCACAACTCCTGTTTCAGTTGAGATTTGAGGGGAAGTGTTTGAAAGACATCCACCACTCCAAATTGCAGCAACAGGATGCCCACAATATTGGAGAGCCAGTACCCGGCGATGGAACACGGCATGAATAGCTGGGGAGACAGGAGGCTACAGATAGAGCCAAAACCGTAGGCAATGGGGAGATTGAAAATCAGATCATTCCACCAGCAAAGTGGAGACAGCAAATATCCCAGCACTAACAAAAGACCACCCTTTAGTTGTCTCAGTAGTTGCTTCTCCTGCCAGGCTTGAGTGTCTCCTGGATGCGGCTCGTCTGGCGAATCGTGTGATGTCTGTATTGTGGATTCTGGTGCTGTGATATGTGGCACGTGGGTTAGTTGTTGAGGTTAAATATACAATATGTCCATGTATATACCGTAGTTTAGTGGGTGATCCCGGAAAAATCTAGGGGGTGTTTGGCCTGGAGAATACTCTCCCTAGCTCAGGTCTGATTTCGAAGGGTGCTGATAGCTGTCAGGTTGGGATCACTGTCTGAGGGGTGCAAGATTTGTTCAAAGGCGATCGCTAGGCGAGTCTGAAACCGTTGCCGCTGCTTCAGTTTCAGAAACGGACGCATAATTTCAGTGACCCGTTCTGAGCCGTTTCTATTGTCAATCATCGGCACAGCGCGCAGGGTAGAGAGTTGAAGTTCTTTGCCCACCATTAACTCAGAAATGGCGGCGGCTCCGACGCCGCTTTCAACCACCGCCTTCACCATCTCACCACTGCTAAGCACCAGAATCACCTCCAGATGAGTCAGATCAATTCCCCAGTTTTGCAGCGCTTGCTCAAATCGTTGTTGGGTTCCTGACCCCGACTCACGCATCACCCAGGGGGTTGTGTACAGTTCGTTCAGGAAAACTTCGCAGCGTCCAAACCAGGGGTGAGACTGGCCGACCACGATCAGCAGGCGATCGCAATCGACCTCCTCCTCCTCTAAATATTTGCTCAAAGCCGGTTGAACCACCCCTTCGACCAACCCTATATCAAACTGTCCGGTTGCAGTCCCTGAACAGATTTCCTCTGTATTCGCAAGGGTGCAATGGACTGAAATTGCCGGGTACCGGCGTTTAAAATAACTGATCTTGTCTGGTAGCCAATAGTTACCAATGGTGAGGCTTGACCCGAGTTTCAGTTCACCCCGTTGAAGGTTATTCAACTCTCGTAATCCTCTTTCTGTGAGGGCTACTTGATCCAGAACCTTTCGGGCTTCACCCTGCAATAACTTTCCTGCTTGCGTAATCTCAATGTGGCGACCAATGCGGTGGAACAACCTAACTCCATATTGCTCCTCTAGACTCTGGATGGCGGCACTGACTGCTGGCTGGGTAATGTAGAGAGTCTCCGCTGCTCGTGTAAAGTGCAACTGTTCTGCGACTGCG
Above is a window of Neosynechococcus sphagnicola sy1 DNA encoding:
- a CDS encoding sulfite exporter TauE/SafE family protein; the protein is MDYLLLPSLSFLVGIIVGLTGIGGASLITPMLIVIFQVPPAIAVSSDVVAATLMKVIGGLQHWRQQTLDLTVVKWLVLGSVPGALTGVGILYLIQQTGTFSLNAILLPAIGLMILLVTVTGLLQLLNFVPILQLPTAPQFDLTTLGGRSFTLGVGAILGCMVGLTSVSSGSLFAIVLLTFFRLESQKLVGTDIAQAAILLFFTSLGHLGLGTVDWSLVLPIWCGTVPGVLIGAHLCKFVPQRPLRLVIYAILISASWKLIAPE
- a CDS encoding LysR family transcriptional regulator, producing MTLEQLRIFLAVAEQLHFTRAAETLYITQPAVSAAIQSLEEQYGVRLFHRIGRHIEITQAGKLLQGEARKVLDQVALTERGLRELNNLQRGELKLGSSLTIGNYWLPDKISYFKRRYPAISVHCTLANTEEICSGTATGQFDIGLVEGVVQPALSKYLEEEEVDCDRLLIVVGQSHPWFGRCEVFLNELYTTPWVMRESGSGTQQRFEQALQNWGIDLTHLEVILVLSSGEMVKAVVESGVGAAAISELMVGKELQLSTLRAVPMIDNRNGSERVTEIMRPFLKLKQRQRFQTRLAIAFEQILHPSDSDPNLTAISTLRNQT